GAATCTGGTTTTTTGGGTTGTACTTTCTTGTTAGCCCATTTCAAGGTGCGTGTGCGAGCATGTGATTGCTATAAAACCCCCCCCATACCCACAACGCCTAACTAAAACCAAACTAGATAACAAAAATTGAATGATTATTAATGCTTCTCAAGAACAATTTCCTTATTTATAGAACAGAAATCAAAACATAATTTATATGTTATGAATTAAATTTGTGTTTGGCAGGGTGATTGCTATAAATTTGTATGTACAAAGGGTGTAAGCATGTGAGTATGGGGAGTTTTAGACTTCGGTGACAATTCTAAAGAAGCCTCTCAGTGGGTGTGAAGATGATTTGGACACCGATTTGAAGTTTCATTGTAATGATCTTAACACCAAGAATTCTTATGGAGCAATACAGATTTGCTTCTTAATCTGTACTCCTATATATAGTTCATGTTGAGAGTATAACTCATATCGATAATGCAAAGCGTTGCACTCGATTGTGAGCCTTTTCATAtaatgttaattaattttgagttgGAGGCCAACACTTCTATCACGTTAACTAGCGTGAAGGGTTAGTTCAATAGCTTTAACTTTATCGAACATGACAGCATCAACTgctttttatttacttattataAGCCATTTTGATCACAATCCAGGCTTAAATTACACTTTGCCTGTTATCTTAGAACTATAGCCACTCTTGTCATCATTGAACTTAATTGTCATAGAGCATGACAGCACCATATTCTGGGTGACTTCTTAACAGAAGGTAATACTTTGTTTATCAGATTATTCGAGCGTACAAAGCCACTATGGACGACACACATGATGAAGCCGACACACACCACCATTCATAATAGATTTGCAACTGAGTGTGAGACTGAACAACGAGAACGAGTGCAAAGGATAAGTTATATTTTGGTAGCATTGTTAGTATATTTGCAAACAATACTCATATTATACGCGTTCAAGAATACTTTTGTCTCATGTATACATCTCAAGAATAAAGTAAAAATACATGTTTCTTGAAATCAAATATACTCACGtttaaaacatatattttaataatacatgtaaaattaacgtatatttcatatattatagaataaaaataataaaaattaaagcaattaaataataataataatataatggcTGAAATTTTggctgtattttttttttttataaaataaaatttgccaAATAATATAAGCACACATTTTATTCTTATATTATCgaataaaaattaaagcatttaaataaaaatataatataatggcCGAATTTTTTGCAGTTGAgcgatatttttttttaatttaccgATAATATAAGTATGGGAATTCACAtggttggaattttttttgcgGTTGAGCGATAATATAAGTATGGGAATTCCAATAATCATTTTGAGCCAACAAGACTTGTGCTTCCACAGTCCACTCCTattaaaactcaaaaataagaataaaataaaatcatacacTGTAACATTGTACCAGTAATACTTTAGGTTCAATTTCAGGTTAGTAACCTGAACTCTTACCTTTAAAGTACATTTGTCCCTACTCTCTCAATTTTAATACATACCCTAAGAATATCTCCAAGGGAGATATCAAatgcaaaatgttaaatttgaatttaatggCTTATGTGGTAATTTGACACTTTGGAAAATTTTTAATTCCACTCGAAATGccaaatatcatattattttattatattttaaaaagtaaatggGGCTTATATGATGCATAAAGTTTTAAATGATAATGGAGTCTATGactaaataatattaaaataatatttgacatcaatcatatgttatttttgataTATCTCTTCTAGCCTTCAAATCCATGTAGGATTTGACTATTCGATTGGAGCAACTTTAACCTTCAATTTTtgccatttcatgtccatgtgacaatttgacacatcggttggagatgctctaagcttttcaattttgtgcAATTTGGTTACGGCGTTAACTTCATCGTCAAAATTTCTGTTAATTGCTTATGTGACAAGCCTGAGTCCCACTTATTCACTTCTGTTAATGTCAGTTGAAggttattttgttaaaaatgatTTGGTATTAATGCATGTAATGTGTTTTTCATAGGCTGGAAGACCCCAATTACTTGAAAATACACTTCAACTGACATCGAAATAAACGAATAGGTGAGACCCATGCCTGCCATGCAAGCAATtaatgtaacaccccgaccccaaatttaacccttatttaattatttaattatttaagggtattttagttgtatttttaaccggagaaaGTTTGGGACCgcgacttgtatttttggataggtcgtactgggacgagttcatagacacgtagtgggctcgaatcggagttgtaacgagagagatatggtcaaaagaagcctagtggcacaatcgtaaatatttcaaaatggaattttttataaaaatctggttctctctctctctctctctctctctctctctcccgcgacctCTCCCTCTTTCCCGTcaactctccctctctctctctctcctcgcaactccggccaccggccacgGCTGTGGACgaggccggtaccaaaatgaccggggcgtcgtcctcttccagcCCCAGCTGTCTCCCGCCTCCAGCCGCCGCGgtttcgccggaaaatggaGGAGAAGCGGCCGGCGTCGTCCGATCTTcgccgccgtcgatctccctcctccggccaccaaatccgacgagcaaggtatggtttctcacctatttttcatgctctagctgcctgttgggtaggattagatcgattttTAGCGTAGccaactcgattttcgaattgaaaatcggccaaaaCTTCGGCCACCGTGAtgggccatttccggccactttttggggtaggtccaagaacaaaagtggctctaaatagggtgttatacctagggtaggagtttggagccgtggttttgagattttccggcgaaccgttatcgctttgggcacccacgcgctgccggggcgtgcggcggcgcgtgggcactgtagaaaaagtagcgatgtgttccgatgagatccttagttGTCACGAGTACGTATGATttcacggatctcaattcggacgtcgtttgactattgaacggatattcgcatattgtgtgttatccgggttcgataggttgggaccgtcggatggtcccaaatttaatatatgttaatctaggtaattctagggtcgtgtaggaattcacggatcgtgaatcggagccccggatgttccgaataataatttaaagtttatattttatattaaccgtcagatcattcgatcgtgagaaatccgaccgtccgatctgaaccaaactcacaggacaagtgtcctatacctggtagaacccatagagacTTTCCGATCGGagattggaggtcgtgggttctgcaggtccgtttgaccagggttagagtagtttgacccttggttgaccgtgagtctcccggagtagtCTCACCCTTCcaggggggattatcgggagctagactattgtggagggttacacaatattaaaattacttatataattatatatggttgtacaatggtacaacagagtctagaatgacagtttggagtgctatacgcactactgtaggtacctccccggattttggattcactacaagcaccaccaagtgaaagttaggtcccgcgtggcgtaggttatccggcgttgggacaggccccatacgtggcgttggttgtaccggcgtatggggagatttgtaatatgatgttcaggtctcacgtggcgtaggttatccggcgttgagacaggccctgtatgtggcgttggttgtactggCGTACGGGGAGATTacgtgatattgtgttgaggtcgcacgtggcgtaggttatccggcgtgtcgacagaccccatacgtggcgttggttgtaccggcgtatggggagatttgcgatatgatgttgaggtcccgcgtggcgtaggttatccggcgttgggacaggtcccatacgtggcgttggttgtaccggcgtatggggagttatgtgatatgttgtgcaggtctcgcgtggcataggttatccggcgttgagacaggccccatacgtggcgttggttgtaccggcgtatggggagatatgatgataatatggcatggtcgcacgtgtcgtaggttatccggcgtgttgacatgccccatacgtggcgttggttgtaccggcgtatggggagaatatgtgaaatacagagaaatgaaataaggtatcgccgatgtatggaattgggttttaatggaagaactacgtgtggcttgatccctcaaggagggtacgtaggcagcctaaggttattaggcgcagccgcagactaaatattagtcataataGGTACTTAAATTGTTTGGTAATCAgttaagaattattggaaggccgaaggccatttgtgtgaattgcatgaaattatattgtgcatgctgccagttgggaatactaaatgcgttttcatgcaggtataaattttgggaaatgtccaatttataggagagactctgccgaattttcagcaggaagtctcggtttttagtatttgggcctggcatcgggagGATtcgggaattccaaagggttcgcctCGGGTTCTGAAAAATTCAGGGCGAGTCCTtaaaattaaccaaaatttTGATGTCGAAGTTAACACCATAACCAgattgcaaaaaattaaaaaatttaaaatatgtaatCGTTAAAATTAAGAGTGCAGAGGAAAGCGTGACTTAAGGATAAGAATTCAGGTACTAAATCTAAGATTTTCACACCATCAACttctattataaaaaaaacgatGAAAGAGCATGACTGCTTTATTTTACGTATTTTAAGCCTTCTGATAGTCAGGGCTGAAGTTACACACTGCCTCGAATTTGAGAACTATAGCCACTCCTGTCATCGTTGAACTTATCATAGAGCATGACACCTCCATACTTGGGAGATCCCTTAACAAAAGGAAACACTTGGTTTTTCAGATCATTTGGATTCACAAAGCCACTGCCAGCAGCTTGACGGGAAGCCGGAAGCCCAACGAAGAACTGGCCGGCTTTTATGGAGGTCCATTTGTTCCATGAGTCCCTGAAGGCATTGGGGTTGCTGGTGGTAAATTGACACTGAGGGTTGTTGTAGAATTGGACCCAAACATAGTCGAATAGGCCAGTGGACAGAGCACCATTGAGATACTGGTCAGGAAATGGGCATTGTGGTGCTGCACTTAAGTACACTTTTTTGCCTCTTTTGCTGTAGTCAGACAACCTCCTAGCAAGTGCAGCATAGTGAGGTCCACCTTTCTCGATGTTGAAATCTATGCCGTCCAAAACGGCGCTGCCTAGAGGCCTTGAGTTTGATTGGCCCCCTAAGAAGTTGTTCCATAGGTAGACTGCTACACTGTTAGCATCAGCATCAGATGACAGTCCATAGTTCCCTGCGCCACCGCCGATCGAAAGCAGGACCTTAATGCCTTTTCTTTGGCAGTTTTTGATGCCAGCCCTCACTCCTTGGCAGCCATTTGATGCTGGGTTACAGTGGCCAGCTAAGTTGATTTGAGGTCTTTGGCCATTGCcaaattttgagagaaatcctaTGTTTACGACTCGATATTTTCCGGTGTTACATGTGTTTGTGAGTGAGCCCTCACCAGCATTTTGACCCCAATAAACCACAATGACTCCGGCATTGGTTTTGGAAAACAGGGCTGGGAGAATCATTAGGAAGATAGTGAAAGCTTGAGAAAAAAACTTAGTGAACAAGGCAGCCATAGTTGTTGTCTTATGAGTTTGATGCCAAATGTTCCTGTGGGattattctatttatagacTTTGCAGGATCTGAGTTTAGGAAGATATTTGGAGCTTTGTTTCTTAGTCAATTTTGTCGATACGGGTTTAGTGGGTTGTTGCCAAACATGTAATAATCACTACGGAGAAAAGTTTTATGTCGACAATTCTTCTTTTAAAGCCTCCGCAATGGTTAAGGACAATGCAATTTTATTGTATGAATTAAACTAAAATAGTAAAATTTCATTTACAATGGTGTGATTTAGTTTCATTACAATAAATGCAATTGCAATAGAAGGTGCTATGTGATGAACCCTCTATTGAATTGCAATAGACTAATTATGAAACTCACataccaataaaaaaaataaaaaaaatacagcaaTTAATGCATTATGTCGTTAATgcataatacaacaattaatGCATGTGTAGCATGCATAATTGAACCTTTATTTGcctatatttttgaaaaaaatccaaaaatacaagtttggcatgaaatttatttatttatttattcaaatatattcaaaattggTCTCTTTTTAAAGATCTCTTTGAGAATATTTCAATGATACAATTTTTAGTATTATTAAATttatccattttattttatttgacaatgtaaaaaaatatgtaagaaAATAACTATTGATATGAAGCTATTGAACTGTACCATTGCAAGTAAACTGCAGTTCAATTCAATAGATACCAAAATAGTTCAATAAATTGAACTATCGcattgaattattgaacaaTTATTGCAGATGCtcttaacaaaattaatgctCATCATGAATTTTGTATTTCTCCTTAGTTGTGATAACACTAGTTAGACATAAAAGGGTTTTGGAGGTTGATCCCCAATACGCCAAACTAAAAAAGTTATCCTATTgttaaataagaaaagtacaaaattgactttgagcATGAATTTTGTGGACATGGTTTCTTGAGTTCTCGCCTAGGGTACATGttgatctttctttcttttttgaaataattaattaatgaccTTTTTTTGATAGTGGGACTAACTATTCAGGCGTAGGATGTTCTGAAGGTTGATTCCCAATAAACCACAATGCGCCCGGCACATGATCGTGGACCAACAAAGGGAGAATCAGCAGGAAGACAATGAGAGCTTGAGAACAAAACTTGAAGGACATGGCAATCATAGTTGTTAATTAAGAATAATATTTGTGTTCGATTAATCTTTGGTGGTACCTACAGATGGCAGTATGGCTACGGGGTTAGTCTATTAATTATAGACTTGCAAATGAGTTGCGGAAGATATTTTGAaaccctctttcttctttctctgtgaatatGCATGGAATTTACTTACAAAGTTGCAACAACACTAGATAGATTccaaaattttccaattatgCATGCATATTGCTGTTCTTGAACAATTTCCTTGTTTATGCATATATAGCTAAAATCAAACATAACTAACGTGCGATGAGTTAATTTGGGTATTGAGTTGGTCGTACGTCGTCAACTTAAATTTCTTTGTACAAGATGTGGCGAATTTTAGAGTTTAGAGAGAGTTAAGTCTTGGGGGTTGATGAGTCAAGCTTACAGTAATTACTAGGAGAGGAACCACCTAGCTAGCTGGTGGTTCTTTTTCGTCCTTTACAAAAACTTTTCGACAGATATCAACTAGATGATCCCCAATGTCAAGATTGCTAAGACTTTTGCTGCTAGGAGGGACGGTCCCTCAGTATTATGACCTGAACTATATAGCCCATGTggggtctttttttttcagccCAAAATCTCTAATACAGCTCACCCGAGCCTACTCATATAGCACCCCTTCACGCGTAACCCCTTCGTGTATGATGTAAGGTAAATTAAGTCAACCCCATTTTGAAATCATGGTTCGTCCGTCAGCAGGAGCTGGAAAATGCATAGAGTTGAACTCAAGCCAACCGTAGATGCGCATGTCCATTACCTTGAGTTTGTGGACAATTTTCGTAAAGGATGACAGAAGCACTGGGCAAGTTGTGTTCTCGAGTTCGTCTTTAGTGTGGATTCGTAATTGTATGTCTTCATACAGATCTAATAATGAAGTGGTTCACAAATCTAAACCTATAAAGGATCTGGCTGCATGCCATACAAATATCTGCACTGTAGAATTTTCTGTTCTAACGAGTGTGATTATGTGaacatttgtttgtttgccttGGAGTCACACTTGcagaggaaaacaaaatatgaGAAGATATGTTCCTTCCACCTTCAATTAATCTGAATGGAATGGTACTGAATACTGATTACTGGTGCTTTGCCGCAGACTCTAGGTAATGAACAAGGTTGGCTTGACTTCAAGTCAATGGTGCTAAGCCGTATCAACTAGGCTACTTTGCAACagataatataaaaatgaaacgGATCGAAGACGGTTGTCTGAACTGAAGTCTGAATAGCTTTAGATATGGATACTGGGTTGGCTCAAGATTGTCTCCTTTTTCTTAGTCAATTTTGTGAACATGGTTTTCTTCAGTTCTCGCCAAACATGTAATAACTACTTAGAAGAGAAGTCTGCAAAATTCATGTTgatctttcttcttttaacaaaattaattgatgCAGGTTAGTGGAGACTTGGCTAGTTAGAGAGGCATGGAAAACGTTTTGGAGGTTGATCCCCAGTGCCtaactaaaaccaaaattgggaagaacaaaaacagagtgataTATTTACTGCTTCTCTTGAAaaatttccttatttacagaactaaaaccaaaacataatTTAGACGTAACGAGTTAAATTTGGTTACAGCATTGTTCTGGCTGCGGTCAACGTAAATTTCATTATACGAAATGTGAGCATGTAATGTGAGTATGGGGAGTTTTAGACTTTCGTTTGAGAGAGAAGTTGATCAGAACATAGACAATTCCAAAGCAGCCTCTCTCAGTGGGTGTGAAGACAATGTGAAGTTTCATTGTTCTTCTGTACTCTATATAATCTTCATAAGGTGAGCATGATTTGCTAGGAAACAGAATTACAATTGTTACTTGTAAAATTAAACTAACGAAAGAACTGGACTGCATCAACTGCTTTATTTACTTTCTATAAGCCATTTTGATCACAATCCAGGCTTAAATTATACTTTGCCTTTGATCTTAGAACTATAGCCACTCTTGTCATCATTTAACTTGTCATAGAGCATGAGACCCCCATATTTGGGTGACCTCTTAACAAAGGTAATGCTTTGTTTATCAGATCATTCGACCGCACAAAACCACTACCAGCAGCTGCACGCGAAGCCGGAAGCCCAATGAAGAACTGACCGGCTTTTATAGAGGACGTCCATCTGTTCCATGAGTTCTGGAAGGCATTGGGGTTGCTGGAGGTAAATTCACACTGAGGGTTGTTGTAGAATTGAACCCAAACGCAGTTAAATAGGCCAGTGGATAGTGCACTCTTGAGATACTGATCAGGAAATGGGCATTGTGGTGCTGCACTTAAGTACACTTTTTTTGCCTCTTTTGCTATACTCAGACAACCTCCTAGCAAGTGTATCATAGTGAGGTCCACCTTTCTCAATGTCGAAATCTATGCCGTCCAAAACAGCGGTGCCTAGAGGCCGTGACTTTGATTTCCCCCTTAAGAAGTTGTTCCATAGGTAGTCTGCTGCACTATTAGCATCAGCTTCATATGATAGTCCATAATTCCCTACGCTGCCACCAATCGAAAAAAGGACCTTAATCCCCTTCCTTTGGCAGTTTTTGATGCCAGCACTCACTTTTCAGCAACCGTTTGATGCTGGATCACAGTGAGCTGCTAAGTTGATTTGAGGTGCTATTGCCAAATTTTGAAAGGAATCCTATGTTAACAACTTGATATCTACCGGTGTTACATGTTTTTGTTAGTGAGCCCTCGCCACCACTTTGGCCCCAATAAACCACAATGACTCCGGCATTGGATTTGGAAAACAAGACTGGGAGAATCAATAGGAAGATAGTGAGAGAGCTTGAGaacaaaacttggtgaacaagGCAGCCATTCTTGTTTTCTTATGAGTTTGATGCCGAAggttccttttatttatagacTTTGCGGTATCTGAGTTCGGCATATTTCAAATTTGTGAACTCGGGTTTTTTTGAGTTCTTGCCAAACAAGTAATAATTACCAAGGAGAAAAGGTATACAAAGTTCAAGTTGATGGTTCTTCTTTCAACAAATTAATGGTGGTTTTTCATTCTATTGTAGCTAGAAGGGTATTGGGAATAGCTAGTTAGGCATATGGAAGGTTTTGGAGGTTGATCCCCCACTCCTAACTAAAGGGCTACCCAAGTCGTATACAAAGTTCATGGTGAGCATGAATTCTGTGAATTTGGATCCTTTTCTGTCTGTCAATTTTGTGAACATGGTTTTGCTATGAAACAGAGTTATCATTGTTACTTGCTATATAATCTTCGATATatctgttctttctttttcattttcattttttgtgacGTTAACTAGCGTCGACAGTTAGTTTAATGCAATTTGAAAGGAAGGTGTACTGATAACAATGTCTCATTTATTACAGCGTTaattttatcataaaattaCACTGATGAAAGGGCAACAACTgctttattcatttattatgAGCCATTTTTATCATAATCCAGGCTTAAATTACAATGATGAAAGAGCAGGACTGCAGCAACTGCTTTATTAACTTATTATAAGCCATTTTAATCATAGTCCAGGCTTAAATTACACTCTGCCTCTGATTTTAGGACTATAGCCACTCTTGTCATCATTGAACTTGTTATAGAGCATGACACCGCCATATTTGGGAGACCTCTTAACAAAAGGTAACACTTCGTTTATCAGATCATTTGCAGGCACGAAACCACTGACAACAACTGCGCGCGAAGCTGGAAGCCCAACAAAGATTTTGGCACGTATAGAGGAGCTCCATCGGTTCCATGATCTCTTGAAGGCATTGGCGTTTCTAGAGCTAAATTCACACTGTGGGTTGTTGTAGAACTGAACCCAAACATAGTCAAACAGACCGGTGGATAATGCAGCATTGAGATGCTGGTCAGGAAATGGGCATTGTGGTGCTGCTGATAAGTACACTTTTCTGCCTCTTGTGCTATGCGCAGCCAACATTCTAGCAAGTGTAACATAATGAGGTCCGCCTTTCTCAATGTCGAAATCTACGCCGTCCAATATGGCATCACCTAGAGGCCTTGAATTTGATCTCCCCCCTAAGAAGTTGTTCCATATGTAGTTGGCTACATTCTTAGCATCATTTTCAGATGATAGCCCATAGCTCCCAAAACCACCACCAATCGAAAGCAGGACCTTAATCCCCTTCCTTTGGCAGTTTTTGATGCCAATACTCGCTCTATGGCAACCATTTGACTTCGGGTTACAGTGGCCAGCCAGGTTGATCTCAGGTGCTTGGCCTCTGCCAAATTTTGAGAGGAACCCTATgttgacaatttggtatcttCCAGTGTTACATGTTTCTGTTAGGGTGCCCTCCCCACCATTTTGGCCCCAATAAACTACAATGCTCCCGGCATCTGATTTGGAAACCAAGGAAGGGAGAACCAATAGGAAGACTATGGCAGCTTGAGAACAAAACTTGGTAAAGAAGGCAGCCATAATTGTACTTCCAATGAGTTTGATACCAGGGTTCCTGTGGGtttattctatttatagacTTGCATCTGAGCGTGCTGAATGTATATTCTGAAACCTTAAAATTCTTTCTTGCAATAATACCAGACCCATGTATAAATATAATCAAAATTTTGAGCTGTACTTTGGACTTAATGACATTACTCAATTTGCTTGAGTTGTGGTCAAACATGTAGTAACTTACTGACAAGGACAATACAAATGATTGTATTGGGctatctatttttttaggGGTTGACAAACTTGGCTTGGTGCCATTTGTCAAGCAGCACCAGTAGGGAGAGAGTTtagggttgaaaaaataaataggttAATCCCATTTTTTTCAGGGgttgataaaaaataatgtattCCAGCCTGCTGGTTGGCTTGACTTTAATTCAGACGTGCTAAGCACTAGGCCACTACTCTAGGTCACATTTTCCTTAAAGGAATTACGAAACTGATGAACACATAAACATGTACTACTGGTTTCAATGCATTGCTTCCCTTGCTAGACCAGAAGCCAATCAAAACAGCTTCAATATTTGCAATTAGGAGGATCTTATATGCTCCAAGTTGTACCAAAAAGGGGATCGCTTTTGCGAGGAAAAACCAGTCTGGAAAGGTTCATTTCCCAAATTGCTAGATACAGAAACAAAAACGATATCACTTGAAGTTAAGCCTGCTATCTAATAGGGGGTTTGTAAATGCCTCAAATTGGCTGTGTAATTTCCTTGCTCTAGGTCACATTTTTTCTTTAGGAACGTATGAGACTGATGAACACTTGTAACTTTCTACTGATTTCAATATATTGATGCATCATGCATTCCTTCCTCTGCTAGACCAGAAGCCAGAGTGGTAGACACTATATTTGCCAAACAATCAGCTAATTAACTAATAATTCATGCTGACAATCttttcttaaacaaaaacaaatcagaTTTGAGACCCGAAAGAtgtctttgttcttcttctgtcCTGCATAATCTTAATAAGGCGAGCAATGATTTGCTTGGGTACTTCAAGTCAATCCTCTAGTATTACTTGCTAAGGAACAGAATTATCAAATGGTATTTGTACATTTGTTCGAATTTTCAGGATAAATTATCTACATCCAAGTTCATGAATTTTAATGCACTTTTCTCTTGCTGGTTTAGGGGTTAGTTTTATGCAATTTGAAAGGAAAGTCTACCAATAATGATTTATAGGACATCTTATATAACTAACTAAAGCAAGATGTTTTAAAACTTGCTTAATATTATTTCAACAGCATCAgctttattattaaattaaactgATGAAAGAGCATGTGTGCTTTCTTTTAAGCCAGTCTCATAATCAGGGCTTAAATTACACGCAGCTCTAGTGTAGGTGGCTAGATACAAGCAAAACTCAAAGATTTGTTGGACCTAGATGGTTAGGTATAGACAATATCGATGCATGATttggataaaaaaaacaatagatTCTTATTGGGCCTGTTGGTCTGCCAGAGGTAAACTCACATCGTGGATTGTATGCCATATGGATTGTTGTAGAACTGAACCCAAACATAGTCAAATAGGCTAGTGGACAGTGCACCATTGAGCCATTTCCAAATTTTGAGAGGAATCCTATGTTCACAATGCAATATCTTCCTGTGGTTTCTGTTAACTTGGTGAAAAAGGCAGCCATAGTTGTTCTAatgaggtttttatttttatttttatgtgagATAGGAAAACTAGCAGAGACACAATCCTCTAGAATACGCAGGTCCAAATAAAAAGAGGAACCAACAGAAAGGGGGAGACTACTCTCCCGAAGCTTCGAAGGCGAAAGCAAATGACCAAGGGAAGCAAAGACATCCACAACCGCATTGGCTTCA
Above is a window of Prunus persica cultivar Lovell chromosome G2, Prunus_persica_NCBIv2, whole genome shotgun sequence DNA encoding:
- the LOC18786166 gene encoding acidic endochitinase, with the translated sequence MAAFFTKFCSQAAIVFLLVLPSLVSKSDAGSIVVYWGQNGGEGTLTETCNTGRYQIVNIGFLSKFGRGQAPEINLAGHCNPKSNGCHRASIGIKNCQRKGIKVLLSIGGGFGSYGLSSENDAKNVANYIWNNFLGGRSNSRPLGDAILDGVDFDIEKGGPHYVTLARMLAAHSTRGRKVYLSAAPQCPFPDQHLNAALSTGLFDYVWVQFYNNPQCEFSSRNANAFKRSWNRWSSSIRAKIFVGLPASRAVVVSGFVPANDLINEVLPFVKRSPKYGGVMLYNKFNDDKSGYSPKIRGRV
- the LOC18785972 gene encoding basic endochitinase, producing MAALFTKFFSQAFTIFLMILPALFSKTNAGVIVVYWGQNAGEGSLTNTCNTGKYRVVNIGFLSKFGNGQRPQINLAGHCNPASNGCQGVRAGIKNCQRKGIKVLLSIGGGAGNYGLSSDADANSVAVYLWNNFLGGQSNSRPLGSAVLDGIDFNIEKGGPHYAALARRLSDYSKRGKKVYLSAAPQCPFPDQYLNGALSTGLFDYVWVQFYNNPQCQFTTSNPNAFRDSWNKWTSIKAGQFFVGLPASRQAAGSGFVNPNDLKNQVFPFVKGSPKYGGVMLYDKFNDDRSGYSSQIRGSV